In a genomic window of Agarivorans albus:
- a CDS encoding DUF302 domain-containing protein, whose protein sequence is MKEVGQSVISKMSVLLIMYCSVFVANAASDGVISVASQHDVNQTAERMLSILEQKGMTVFNQVKHSDGAEKVGIELRDTQLIIFGNPKVGSPLMKCQQLIALDLPQKALIWQDEAGKVWISYNDPQYLVKRHQVAGCDPVFGKVSGALAAISKAAAN, encoded by the coding sequence GTAAGATGAGCGTGCTGTTGATCATGTACTGCAGTGTATTTGTTGCAAATGCTGCTAGTGATGGCGTAATCAGTGTGGCCAGCCAGCATGATGTAAACCAAACCGCAGAGCGTATGTTGAGCATACTCGAGCAAAAAGGCATGACAGTGTTTAACCAAGTTAAGCATTCTGATGGCGCAGAGAAAGTGGGTATTGAGCTTAGAGATACTCAATTGATTATATTTGGTAACCCTAAAGTCGGTTCACCTCTAATGAAGTGCCAACAGCTGATTGCCTTAGATTTGCCGCAAAAAGCACTTATTTGGCAAGATGAAGCTGGGAAAGTATGGATTTCTTATAACGATCCTCAGTATCTCGTTAAGCGCCATCAGGTAGCTGGTTGCGATCCTGTGTTTGGCAAAGTTTCTGGTGCACTAGCCGCAATAAGTAAGGCTGCAGCTAACTAA